One stretch of Arachis duranensis cultivar V14167 chromosome 1, aradu.V14167.gnm2.J7QH, whole genome shotgun sequence DNA includes these proteins:
- the LOC107481119 gene encoding cyclin-D1-1 produces the protein MSVSPKHSACTLLDLHCNEATSDVVYLDSNIHSNYEFDDAGSNNALLWSDSGSVDEEDRLLSLLDSELDQVQERTRSLIQLRKTKWLRNAREEAINWILKVCAYYSFRPETAYLSAIYLDRFLLSHTLKQDKTWPLQLLSVACLSLAAKMEETKVPLLLDLQMVEPRFLFKPKTVQRMELLVMATLKWQLRVITKPFDFAHLFILRLSCSSASTLGDLNYLASRVSDVIFKTCLVMDFLEFSPSTIAAAALLYVTDQYVDDLKLYGFHKNIRIDMVQKCHNLMKQTIQRSEYILPKTTLQLMPRSPTCVLDLADMQDNHSATHK, from the exons ATGTCTGTCTCCCCAAAACACTCAGCTTGTACTCTTCTTGACTTGCACTGCAATGAAGCAACAAGCGATGTAGTGTACTTGGATTCCAACATTCACAGCAACTATGAATTCGACGATGCTGGTTCGAACAATGCTCTTCTATGGAGCGACTCTGGTAGTGTCGATGAAGAAGACCGTCTCTTGAGCTTGTTAGACTCTGAACTTGATCAAGTTCAGGAAAGAACAAGGTCTCTAATACAACTTCGCAAGACTAAGTGGTTGCGCAATGCGCGAGAAGAAGCCATAAATTGGATCCTAAAG GTATGTGCATACTACAGTTTTAGACCTGAGACGGCATATCTTTCTGCAATTTATCTTGATCGTTTCCTTTTGTCGCACACATTGAAG CAAGATAAAACATGGCCTCTGCAGCTGCTATCAGTTGCATGCCTTTCGCTTGCAGCGAAAATGGAAGAAACCAAGGTGCCTCTGCTATTGGACCTACAAATGGTTGAGCCAAGGTTCTTGTTTAAGCCGAAAACAGTTCAGAGGATGGAGCTTCTGGTTATGGCAACTCTCAAGTGGCAACTCCGAGTTATAACAAAGCCTTTCGATTTTGCTCATCTTTTCATTCTTAGACTTTCTTGTTCTTCAGCTTCCACATTAGGCGATTTAAATTATCTTGCTTCTCGTGTGTCTGATGTTATCTTTAAAACATGTTTAG TTATGGATTTCTTGGAGTTTTCACCTTCCACAATAGCAGCAGCGGCTCTGTTATATGTAACAGATCAATATGTTGATGACCTTAAACTATATGGCTTCCACAAGAATATAAGAATT GATATGGTGCAGAAATGTCACAACCTTATGAAGCAGACAATTCAGAGGTCGGAATATATTTTGCCCAAGACTACTCTTCAGTTAATGCCCCGAAGTCCAACTTGTGTGCTTGATCTTGCAGATATGCAAGATAATCATAGTGCTACTCACAAATGA